From a region of the Marmota flaviventris isolate mMarFla1 chromosome 13, mMarFla1.hap1, whole genome shotgun sequence genome:
- the Abhd17b gene encoding alpha/beta hydrolase domain-containing protein 17B, which translates to MNNLSFSELCCLFCCPPCPGKIASKLAFLPPDPTYTLMCDESGSRWTLHLSERADWQYSSREKDAIECFMTGTSKGNRIACMFVRCSPNAKYTLLFSHGNAVDLGQMSSFYIGLGSRINCNIFSYDYSGYGASSGKPTEKNLYADIEAAWLSLRTRYGIRPENVIIYGQSIGTVPSVDLAARYESAAVILHSPLTSGMRVAFPDTKKTYCFDAFPNIDKISKITSPVLIIHGTEDEVIDFSHGLALFERCQRPVEPLWVEGAGHNDVELYGQYLERLKQFVSQELVNL; encoded by the exons atGAATAATCTTTCGTTTAGTGAGCTGTGTTGCCTCTTCTGCTGTCCTCCTTGCCCAGGGAAAATTGCTTCTAAACTAGCATTTTTGCCACCTGATCCAACTTACACACTGATGTGTGATGAAAGTGGAAGCCGCTGGACTTTACACCTCTCAGAACGAGCAGACTGGCAGTATTCTTCTAGAGAAAAAGATGCTATCGAATGTTTCATGACTGGAACCAGTAAAGGCAACAGAATTGCCTGTATGTTTGTGCGTTGCTCACCCAATGCCAAATATACTTTACTTTTTTCACATGGAAATGCTGTTGATCTTGGTCAGATGAGCAGCTTTTACATAGGACTGGGATCACGGATTAATTGTAATATATTCTCATATGATTATTCTGGATATGGTGCAAGTTCTGGGAAGCCAACAGAGAAGAACCTCTATGCAGATATTGAAGCTGCCTGGCTTAGTCTTAGGACAAG ATATGGCATTCGTCCTGAAAATGTGATCATATATGGCCAAAGTATAGGTACAGTACCATCTGTGGATCTTGCTGCTCGGTATGAGAGTGCTGCTGTTATTCTTCATTCTCCTTTGACCTCTGGAATGAGAGTTGCTTTTCCTGATACAAAGAAGACCTACTGTTTTGATGCATTCCCAAA CATTGACAAAATCTCTAAGATAACCTCTCCAGTATTAATAATTCATGGGACTGAAGATGAAGTTATTGACTTTTCACATGGCCTCGCATTATTTGAGCGTTGCCAAAGACCTGTGGAGCCTCTGTGGGTTGAAGGAGCAGGACATAATGATGTGGAACTTTATGGACAGTACCTTGAAAGGTTGAAACAGTTTGTGTCACAGGAACTggtaaatttgtaa